A portion of the Streptomyces sp. YPW6 genome contains these proteins:
- a CDS encoding metallopeptidase family protein, protein MLEMTREQFEELVSQALDRIPPELTRLMDNVAVFVEDEPDPGDPDLLGLYEGTPLTDRGEWYAGVLPDRITIYRGPTLRMCETREDVVAETEITVVHEIAHHFGIDDERLHALGYG, encoded by the coding sequence GTGCTGGAGATGACGCGCGAACAGTTCGAGGAGCTGGTGAGCCAGGCTCTGGACCGGATTCCGCCGGAGCTGACGCGGCTGATGGACAACGTGGCGGTGTTCGTCGAGGACGAACCTGACCCCGGCGACCCCGACCTGCTCGGGCTCTACGAGGGCACCCCGCTCACCGACCGCGGCGAGTGGTACGCCGGAGTGCTGCCGGACCGGATCACCATCTACCGGGGCCCGACGCTGCGGATGTGCGAGACGCGGGAGGACGTCGTCGCGGAGACCGAGATCACCGTGGTCCACGAGATCGCCCACCACTTCGGCATCGACGACGAGCGGCTGCACGCCCTGGGGTACGGATGA
- a CDS encoding thioredoxin domain-containing protein, translated as MPTPKNPTSSKSANARKPLVYGAVVVVAAGLLGFASYRATAPDPTSQDTAATGPAAEVSVEPDAGVHPELEKLARRDADDKLAIGPADAPVVLIEYADFKCGYCGKFARDTEPELVEKYVKDGTLRIEWRNFPIFGEESENAARGAWAAGQQDRFWEFHRAAYAEGAKEKGFGKDRVKALAQEAGVKDLDRFMEDLDGDAARAAVKKDQEQAYGIGATSTPSFLINGRPIAGAQPEETFTRAIEAAAEQAKGTVTAGQGGESAK; from the coding sequence ATGCCCACGCCCAAGAACCCCACGTCCTCGAAGTCCGCGAACGCGCGCAAGCCCCTCGTCTACGGCGCGGTGGTCGTCGTCGCGGCCGGTCTCCTCGGCTTCGCCTCGTACAGGGCCACCGCCCCCGACCCCACCTCCCAGGACACCGCCGCCACCGGCCCCGCCGCCGAGGTCTCCGTCGAACCGGACGCGGGCGTCCACCCGGAACTCGAGAAGCTCGCCCGCCGGGACGCCGACGACAAGCTGGCCATCGGCCCCGCGGACGCCCCCGTCGTCCTGATCGAGTACGCCGACTTCAAGTGCGGCTACTGCGGCAAGTTCGCCCGGGACACCGAGCCGGAACTCGTCGAGAAGTACGTGAAGGACGGCACGCTCCGCATCGAGTGGCGCAACTTCCCGATCTTCGGCGAGGAGTCCGAGAACGCCGCGCGCGGTGCCTGGGCCGCCGGGCAGCAGGACCGCTTCTGGGAGTTCCACCGCGCCGCCTACGCCGAGGGGGCGAAGGAGAAGGGCTTCGGCAAGGACCGGGTGAAGGCGCTCGCGCAGGAGGCCGGGGTGAAGGACCTGGACCGGTTCATGGAGGATCTCGACGGCGACGCGGCCCGCGCGGCGGTCAAGAAGGACCAGGAGCAGGCGTACGGGATCGGCGCCACCTCCACCCCGTCGTTCCTGATCAACGGCCGCCCGATCGCGGGCGCCCAGCCGGAGGAGACGTTCACCCGGGCCATCGAGGCCGCCGCCGAGCAGGCGAAGGGCACGGTTACGGCGGGCCAGGGCGGGGAGTCCGCCAAGTGA
- the crcB gene encoding fluoride efflux transporter CrcB encodes MTWLLVAIGGAVGAPLRYLTDRAVQTYQGPGVPYVFPWGTFTANIAGSLLLGVLTGAAVSSPVHALLATGLCGALTTYSTFSYETLRLAETGRAFLAAANVLASLLAGLGAVFLGAELAGGFGV; translated from the coding sequence ATGACCTGGCTGCTGGTGGCGATCGGCGGCGCGGTGGGCGCGCCCCTGCGCTATCTGACGGACCGTGCGGTGCAGACGTACCAGGGGCCGGGCGTCCCGTACGTCTTCCCGTGGGGCACCTTCACGGCGAACATCGCGGGCAGCCTGCTGCTCGGCGTCCTGACCGGCGCGGCGGTCTCCTCGCCGGTGCACGCCCTGCTGGCGACGGGCCTGTGCGGGGCGCTGACGACGTACTCGACGTTCTCGTACGAGACCCTCCGCCTGGCCGAGACGGGCCGCGCCTTCCTGGCCGCCGCCAATGTGCTGGCGTCCCTGCTGGCGGGGCTGGGCGCGGTGTTCCTGGGGGCGGAGCTGGCGGGCGGGTTCGGGGTGTAG
- a CDS encoding metallophosphoesterase yields the protein MVSAPFRAAAARVRHRLSRPVRPSSRRRTAPKAPRATAPGDLTAPARSPWLRALGMLAVVVLGAWLGLLAVGSIRTPVGPMDTNMTLRPSLTGGSRINVAPLGALELDSHIAPLRLDVEVDRLDPERSQILVDQPERFSGLEDEVTRDVAAGTEELAIRSCVAVISGATALGLVVYRRPRRALAAGGLALTLLAASGVSAYATWNPKSVLEPRFSGLLTSAPSLVGDARSIVTEFDIYQQELARLVTNVTKLYDATSTLPVYRPDPGTIRALHVSDIHLNPAAWHIIASLVKQYEIDVIIDSGDTMDHGSAAENGFLDPIRDLGAPYVWVRGNHDSTVTQDYLKKFKNVRVLDDGKAVDVGGLRIAGTGDASFTPDRTAPVGGKAAAQLEGARLASALRDQERAGTPVDIAVAHDPNTARETDGTVPLVLSGHLHRRINEQLKLGTRLKVEGSTGGGGLRAVQNEKPERVHASVLYLDRPTRRLQAWDEITLGGLGLTTAEVSRHLPEENLEKDSPASPTPSPSSASPSPSATRSPGRPTPSP from the coding sequence ATGGTCAGCGCCCCGTTCCGTGCAGCAGCCGCCCGCGTCCGGCACCGTCTCAGCCGGCCCGTCCGCCCGTCGTCCCGGCGCCGCACCGCGCCGAAGGCTCCTCGCGCGACGGCCCCCGGCGACCTGACGGCCCCCGCCCGCAGCCCCTGGCTCCGTGCCCTGGGCATGCTCGCCGTCGTCGTCCTGGGGGCCTGGCTGGGACTGCTCGCCGTGGGCTCCATCCGTACGCCGGTCGGCCCCATGGACACCAACATGACGCTCCGCCCCTCCCTCACCGGCGGCAGCAGGATCAACGTGGCCCCGCTCGGCGCGCTGGAGCTGGACTCGCACATCGCGCCGCTGAGGCTCGACGTGGAGGTGGACCGGCTGGACCCGGAGCGCTCCCAGATCCTGGTCGACCAGCCGGAACGGTTCTCCGGCCTTGAGGACGAGGTGACCCGGGACGTCGCCGCCGGGACCGAGGAACTGGCCATACGCTCCTGCGTCGCCGTGATCTCCGGCGCCACCGCCCTCGGCCTCGTCGTCTACCGCCGCCCCCGCCGCGCCCTGGCCGCCGGCGGTCTCGCCCTCACCCTGCTGGCCGCGTCCGGTGTCAGCGCGTACGCCACCTGGAACCCGAAGTCCGTCCTGGAGCCGAGGTTCTCCGGGCTGCTCACCAGCGCGCCGTCCCTGGTCGGCGACGCCCGCTCGATCGTCACCGAGTTCGACATCTACCAGCAGGAACTGGCCCGCCTGGTCACCAATGTCACCAAGCTGTACGACGCGACCTCCACGCTCCCCGTCTACCGGCCCGACCCCGGCACCATCCGGGCCCTGCACGTCTCCGACATCCACCTCAACCCGGCGGCCTGGCACATCATCGCCTCGCTCGTGAAGCAGTACGAGATCGACGTGATCATCGACTCCGGCGACACGATGGACCACGGCTCCGCCGCAGAGAACGGCTTCCTCGACCCGATCCGCGACCTCGGCGCGCCCTACGTCTGGGTGCGCGGCAACCACGACTCGACCGTCACCCAGGACTACCTGAAGAAGTTCAAGAACGTCCGGGTCCTCGACGACGGCAAGGCGGTCGACGTCGGCGGACTGCGGATCGCGGGCACCGGTGACGCCTCCTTCACCCCGGACCGGACCGCCCCGGTCGGCGGCAAGGCGGCCGCGCAGCTCGAAGGCGCCCGGCTGGCCTCCGCGCTGCGCGACCAGGAGCGCGCGGGCACCCCGGTCGACATCGCCGTCGCCCACGACCCGAACACCGCCCGGGAGACCGACGGCACGGTGCCGCTGGTGCTCTCCGGCCACCTCCACCGCCGGATCAACGAGCAGCTGAAGCTCGGCACCCGGCTGAAGGTCGAGGGCTCCACGGGTGGCGGCGGGCTGCGCGCCGTCCAGAACGAGAAGCCGGAGAGGGTGCACGCCTCGGTGCTCTACCTGGACCGCCCCACCCGCCGGCTCCAGGCCTGGGACGAGATCACGCTCGGCGGTCTCGGACTGACGACCGCCGAGGTCAGCCGCCATCTGCCGGAGGAGAACCTGGAGAAGGACTCCCCCGCCTCGCCCACCCCGTCACCGTCGTCCGCGTCCCCGTCGCCCTCCGCGACCCGCTCCCCGGGCCGCCCGACCCCGTCGCCGTAA
- a CDS encoding cytochrome c biogenesis CcdA family protein yields MTADIGYFAAFLGGLLALVSPCSALLLPAFFAYSIDSTSRLLARTGIFYAGLATTLVPLGAAGSYAGRLFYGHRDALVTGAGWLIIVLGLAQIVGLGFASRRLAALSGRIRPTTVFSVYALGAVYGLAGFCAGPILGSVLTVAAVSGSPVYGGLLLAVYALGMAVPLLVLALLWERFDLGRRTWLRGRAVRLGRFELHTTSLLSGLFFIGLGALFLVYDGTTALPGLLGVDDSFAVEQWAQRLGQRVPDGAALVAVVLVALLVLGARAWRRRDTGVPAEEKERTETERTETGKR; encoded by the coding sequence GTGACGGCGGACATCGGCTACTTCGCGGCCTTCCTCGGCGGGCTGCTCGCCCTGGTCAGCCCGTGCAGCGCGCTGCTGCTGCCGGCGTTCTTCGCGTACTCCATCGACTCCACGTCCCGGCTGCTGGCCCGTACCGGCATCTTCTACGCCGGACTCGCCACCACCCTCGTCCCGCTCGGCGCGGCCGGTTCGTACGCCGGACGGCTGTTCTACGGCCACCGCGACGCCCTCGTCACCGGCGCGGGCTGGCTGATCATCGTGCTCGGGCTCGCGCAGATCGTCGGCCTCGGTTTCGCCTCCCGGCGGCTGGCCGCGCTCAGCGGCCGGATCCGCCCCACCACCGTGTTCTCCGTCTACGCGCTGGGTGCGGTCTACGGTCTGGCCGGGTTCTGCGCGGGCCCGATCCTCGGCAGCGTCCTGACCGTCGCCGCGGTCAGCGGCAGCCCGGTCTACGGCGGGCTGCTGCTGGCGGTCTACGCGCTCGGTATGGCCGTCCCGCTCCTCGTCCTCGCCCTGCTCTGGGAACGCTTCGACCTCGGCCGCCGGACCTGGCTGCGCGGCCGGGCCGTCCGGCTCGGCCGGTTCGAGCTGCACACCACGTCCCTGCTGTCGGGGCTGTTCTTCATCGGCCTCGGCGCGCTGTTCCTCGTCTACGACGGCACGACCGCGCTGCCCGGCCTGCTCGGCGTCGACGACTCGTTCGCGGTCGAGCAGTGGGCGCAGCGGCTCGGCCAACGGGTGCCGGACGGGGCGGCACTGGTCGCGGTGGTGCTCGTGGCGCTGCTGGTCCTGGGCGCACGGGCCTGGCGGCGGCGCGACACCGGCGTACCGGCGGAGGAGAAGGAGCGGACCGAGACGGAGCGGACCGAGACCGGGAAGAGGTGA
- a CDS encoding CrcB family protein has translation MSEQEPRELPEPGPPSAPQGRVLAAVAAGGALGALVRHGAMVLWPAPGHGFPWTVFVANVTGCALIGVLMVLTVERGRITHMLVRPFLGVGVLGGYTTFSTYAVDVSGLLARQEAAVAMAYAAGTAVAALGSVWAAAVATRTWLDRGTRPGPRGTRGSRDTRSEGRAV, from the coding sequence ATGAGCGAGCAGGAACCGCGGGAACTCCCGGAGCCCGGCCCGCCGTCCGCACCGCAGGGCCGGGTGCTGGCGGCGGTCGCGGCGGGCGGCGCGCTCGGAGCCCTCGTCCGGCACGGGGCGATGGTGCTGTGGCCGGCGCCCGGCCACGGCTTCCCCTGGACGGTGTTCGTCGCCAACGTGACCGGCTGCGCCCTCATCGGCGTCCTGATGGTGCTGACCGTGGAGCGGGGCCGGATCACCCACATGCTGGTGCGGCCCTTCCTCGGCGTCGGGGTGCTCGGCGGCTACACGACCTTCTCGACGTACGCGGTGGACGTCTCGGGCCTGCTGGCCCGTCAGGAGGCCGCGGTGGCGATGGCGTACGCGGCGGGGACGGCGGTGGCCGCGCTCGGATCGGTGTGGGCGGCGGCCGTGGCCACGCGGACCTGGCTCGACCGGGGCACGCGGCCCGGTCCGCGGGGCACACGGGGCTCCCGGGACACGCGGAGCGAGGGGCGGGCGGTATGA
- the hrpA gene encoding ATP-dependent RNA helicase HrpA — protein MSTSFADLQSQLGQLSLRDANRLGRRLEGARRIRKPEARQSVLDEIAAEAGKAADRLATRAARLPALSYPEELPVSQKKDEILEAIRDHQVVIVAGETGSGKTTQLPKICMELGRGVRGMIGHTQPRRIAARTVAERVADELKTPLGETVGWKVRFTDQVNPESTYLKLMTDGILLAEIQTDRELLAYDTIIIDEAHERSLNIDFLLGYLARLLPRRPDLKVVITSATIDPERFARHFGDAPIVEVSGRTYPVEVRYRPLLEEDSDDSDRDQITAICDAVDELGHEAPGDVLVFLSGEREIRDTADALNKRNLRHTEVLPLYARLSHAEQHRVFQRHTGRRIVLATNVAETSLTVPGIKYVIDPGSARISRYSHRTKVQRLPIERISQASANQRKGRCGRTSDGICIRLYSEDDFLTRPEFTDPEILRTNLASVILQMTAAGLGDIEKFPFIDPPDHRNIRDGIQLLQELGALDPAEKDPKKRLTPLGRKLSQLPVDPRLARMVIEADRNGCAREVMVIAAALSIQDPRERPAEKQTQADQNHARFKDETSDFLAYLNLWAYIREQQRERGSSSFRRMCKQEYLNFLRIREWQDIYAQLRTVAKQMGITVEEPKAEASVPEQAVHTSLLAGLLSHIGLKDTEKNEYLGARSAKFAIFPGSALFKKQPRFLMSAELVETSRLWARVNAKVEPDWIEPLAQHLVKRTYSEPHWEKDRAAVMAYERVTLYGVPIVAQRKVNFGRIDQEASRDLFIRNALVEGDWRTHHQFFHDNRKLLGEVEELEHRARRRDILVDDETLFDFYDQRIPEHIVSGAHFDSWWKHKRREEPDALDFERSMLINEKAGAVTKDDYPDSWRQGKLKFRVTYQFEPGADADGVTVHVPLQVLNQVTAEGFDWQIPGLREEVVTELIRSLPKPVRRHYVPAPNYAEKFLDRAVPLQEPLPVTLARELQRMVGVPVTADDFDLSRVPEHLKITFRIVDERRRKVAEDKDLEALRLTLRPKARQALSQAAAATAGPSGESIERSGLTDWTIGSLSKVFETRRAGQPVKAYPALVDQGETVAVRLFDTEAEQQQAMWRGTRRLIMLNIPVNPAKFASDRLGNQQKLALSRNPHGSVQALFEDCATAAADRLIAAHGGPAWDEKAFRTLYDKVRADLVDLTVRTIDQVQQILAAWQACERRLKSTNSLALVANVTDVRDQLARLVPPGFVTATGLRRLPDLMRYLVAADRRLQQMPTAVQRDTTRMEKVHEMQDEYAWLLEQFPQGRPVPQEALDVRWMIEELRVSYFAHALGTAFPVSDKRIVKAVDALAP, from the coding sequence ATGTCTACTTCCTTCGCCGATCTCCAGTCCCAGCTCGGTCAGCTCTCGCTCCGCGATGCGAACCGGCTCGGCCGGCGCCTCGAAGGAGCGCGCCGCATCCGCAAGCCCGAGGCCCGCCAGTCCGTGCTGGACGAGATCGCGGCCGAGGCGGGCAAGGCGGCCGACCGGCTCGCGACGCGAGCGGCCCGGCTGCCGGCCCTGTCGTACCCCGAAGAGCTGCCGGTCAGCCAGAAGAAGGACGAGATCCTGGAGGCGATACGCGACCACCAGGTCGTGATCGTCGCCGGCGAGACCGGGTCCGGCAAGACCACGCAGCTCCCGAAGATCTGCATGGAGCTGGGGCGCGGCGTCCGGGGCATGATCGGGCACACCCAGCCCCGGCGGATCGCCGCCCGTACGGTCGCGGAGCGTGTCGCGGACGAGCTGAAGACGCCCCTGGGCGAGACGGTCGGCTGGAAGGTCCGCTTCACCGACCAGGTGAATCCGGAGTCGACGTATCTGAAGCTGATGACGGACGGCATCCTGCTCGCCGAGATCCAGACGGACCGCGAGCTGCTGGCGTACGACACGATCATCATCGACGAGGCCCACGAGCGGTCCCTCAACATCGACTTCCTGCTCGGCTATCTGGCCCGGCTGCTGCCGCGGCGCCCGGACCTGAAGGTTGTCATCACCTCGGCGACGATCGACCCGGAGCGGTTCGCGCGCCACTTCGGGGACGCCCCGATCGTGGAGGTCAGCGGGCGGACGTATCCGGTGGAGGTCAGGTACCGCCCCCTCCTGGAGGAGGACAGCGATGACTCCGACCGGGACCAGATCACCGCGATCTGCGACGCCGTCGACGAGCTGGGCCACGAGGCACCCGGCGACGTGCTGGTCTTCCTCTCCGGCGAACGCGAGATCCGGGACACGGCCGACGCGCTGAACAAGCGCAACCTCAGACACACGGAAGTGCTCCCGCTCTACGCGCGCCTCTCGCACGCCGAGCAGCACCGTGTGTTCCAGCGCCACACCGGACGCCGCATCGTGCTGGCGACCAACGTCGCCGAGACCTCGCTGACCGTCCCCGGCATCAAGTACGTGATCGACCCGGGCAGCGCCCGGATCTCCCGCTACAGCCACCGCACCAAGGTCCAGCGGCTGCCGATCGAGCGGATCTCCCAGGCCAGCGCCAACCAGCGCAAGGGCCGCTGCGGCCGTACGTCGGACGGCATCTGCATCCGGCTCTACTCCGAGGACGACTTCCTCACCCGGCCGGAGTTCACCGACCCCGAGATCCTGCGGACCAACCTGGCCTCCGTCATCCTCCAGATGACCGCCGCCGGGCTCGGCGACATCGAGAAGTTCCCCTTCATCGACCCGCCGGACCACCGCAACATCCGCGACGGCATCCAGCTCCTCCAGGAGCTGGGGGCGCTCGATCCCGCCGAGAAGGATCCGAAGAAGCGGCTCACCCCGCTCGGCCGGAAGCTCTCCCAGCTGCCCGTCGACCCGCGCCTGGCCCGTATGGTCATCGAGGCCGACAGGAACGGCTGCGCCCGCGAGGTCATGGTCATCGCCGCCGCGCTCTCCATCCAGGACCCGAGGGAGCGGCCCGCGGAGAAGCAGACGCAGGCGGATCAGAACCACGCCCGGTTCAAGGACGAGACGTCCGACTTCCTGGCGTATCTGAACCTCTGGGCGTACATCCGCGAGCAGCAGAGGGAGCGCGGTTCGTCCTCGTTCCGCCGGATGTGCAAGCAGGAGTACCTGAACTTCCTGCGCATCCGCGAATGGCAGGACATCTACGCGCAGCTGCGGACGGTCGCCAAGCAGATGGGCATCACCGTCGAGGAGCCCAAGGCGGAGGCGTCCGTTCCCGAGCAGGCGGTGCACACCTCGCTGCTGGCCGGGCTGCTGTCGCACATCGGGCTCAAGGACACCGAGAAGAACGAGTACCTGGGCGCGCGCAGCGCCAAGTTCGCGATCTTCCCCGGCTCCGCGCTGTTCAAGAAGCAGCCCCGGTTCCTGATGTCGGCGGAGCTGGTGGAGACCTCCCGGCTCTGGGCGCGGGTCAACGCCAAGGTCGAGCCCGATTGGATCGAGCCGCTGGCCCAGCATCTGGTGAAGCGCACGTACAGCGAGCCGCACTGGGAGAAGGACCGGGCGGCGGTGATGGCGTACGAGCGGGTCACCCTCTACGGCGTGCCGATCGTCGCCCAGCGCAAGGTCAATTTCGGACGGATCGACCAGGAGGCCTCGCGGGACCTGTTCATCCGCAACGCCCTGGTCGAGGGCGACTGGCGGACCCACCACCAGTTCTTCCACGACAATCGCAAACTGCTGGGCGAGGTCGAGGAGTTGGAGCACCGGGCCCGTCGCCGCGACATCCTCGTGGACGACGAGACCCTGTTCGACTTCTACGACCAGCGGATTCCCGAACACATCGTGTCCGGGGCGCACTTCGACTCCTGGTGGAAGCACAAGCGGCGCGAGGAGCCCGACGCGCTGGACTTCGAGCGCTCCATGCTCATCAACGAGAAGGCCGGGGCCGTCACGAAGGACGACTACCCGGACTCCTGGCGGCAGGGGAAGCTCAAGTTCAGGGTGACGTACCAGTTCGAGCCCGGCGCGGACGCGGACGGTGTGACCGTGCACGTACCGCTCCAGGTGCTGAACCAGGTCACCGCCGAGGGCTTCGACTGGCAGATCCCGGGGCTGCGCGAGGAGGTCGTCACCGAGCTGATCCGCTCGCTGCCGAAGCCGGTCCGCCGGCACTACGTCCCCGCGCCGAACTACGCGGAGAAGTTCCTGGACCGGGCGGTCCCGCTCCAGGAGCCGCTGCCGGTGACCCTGGCGCGTGAGCTCCAGCGGATGGTCGGTGTGCCCGTCACGGCGGACGACTTCGACCTCTCGCGGGTCCCGGAGCACCTCAAGATCACGTTCCGGATCGTCGACGAGCGGCGGCGGAAGGTGGCCGAGGACAAGGACCTGGAGGCGCTGAGGCTCACGCTGCGCCCGAAGGCCCGCCAGGCGCTCTCCCAGGCCGCTGCGGCGACCGCGGGGCCCTCCGGCGAGTCCATCGAGCGCTCGGGCCTCACGGACTGGACGATCGGTTCGCTGAGCAAGGTCTTCGAGACCCGTCGTGCCGGGCAGCCGGTGAAGGCGTATCCGGCCCTCGTCGACCAGGGCGAGACCGTGGCCGTACGGCTCTTCGACACCGAGGCCGAGCAGCAGCAGGCGATGTGGCGCGGCACCCGGCGGCTGATCATGCTGAACATCCCGGTGAACCCGGCGAAGTTCGCGTCCGACCGGCTGGGCAACCAGCAGAAGCTGGCGCTGTCCCGCAATCCGCACGGTTCGGTGCAGGCCCTCTTCGAGGACTGCGCGACCGCCGCGGCCGACCGGCTCATCGCCGCGCACGGCGGGCCCGCGTGGGACGAGAAGGCGTTCCGGACGCTGTACGACAAGGTGCGCGCGGACCTGGTGGACCTGACCGTCCGCACCATCGACCAGGTGCAGCAGATCCTCGCCGCGTGGCAGGCCTGCGAGCGCCGGCTGAAGTCGACGAACAGCCTGGCGCTGGTGGCCAACGTCACGGACGTACGGGACCAGCTGGCCCGTCTCGTACCGCCCGGTTTCGTTACGGCCACCGGGCTGCGCCGGCTGCCGGACCTGATGCGCTACCTCGTGGCGGCCGACCGGCGGCTCCAGCAGATGCCGACGGCCGTCCAGCGGGACACCACGCGGATGGAGAAGGTCCACGAGATGCAGGACGAGTACGCCTGGCTGCTCGAACAGTTCCCGCAGGGCAGGCCGGTCCCGCAGGAGGCGCTGGACGTCCGCTGGATGATCGAGGAGCTGCGGGTCAGCTACTTCGCCCACGCGCTGGGCACCGCGTTCCCCG
- a CDS encoding Uma2 family endonuclease, with protein MSASAAGGSELHLPETLSWEELEQLPDSIAEGVELWQGKVVWNRRGPLEHQQFAVRMRNALEAAARRAMREETGGGDQRCWQVGVETNVFFTPDRSSFLTPDFLVRRCLPRGADTFATDTVLVGEVLSGSDTPRRRQWKMDRYAEAAIPWYWEIELDSGATWDVTSVRAYERVTIDRSGLAVKPLRPSVYVAVGEWEPDGLGIEFPEPFTLSVTWEDLAF; from the coding sequence ATGTCAGCGAGCGCGGCCGGGGGGTCCGAGTTGCACCTGCCGGAGACGCTGAGCTGGGAGGAGCTCGAGCAGCTTCCGGACAGCATCGCCGAGGGGGTCGAGCTCTGGCAGGGCAAGGTGGTGTGGAACAGGCGCGGCCCGCTGGAGCACCAGCAGTTCGCCGTACGCATGCGCAACGCGCTCGAGGCAGCGGCCCGCCGCGCCATGCGGGAGGAGACCGGCGGAGGCGACCAGCGTTGCTGGCAGGTCGGTGTAGAGACCAACGTCTTCTTCACCCCCGACAGGTCGAGCTTCCTCACCCCCGACTTCCTGGTCCGCCGCTGCCTTCCCCGCGGAGCCGACACCTTCGCCACGGACACCGTCCTCGTGGGTGAGGTGCTCTCCGGCTCGGACACCCCCCGGCGCAGGCAGTGGAAGATGGACCGCTACGCGGAGGCGGCCATCCCCTGGTACTGGGAGATCGAGCTCGACTCGGGTGCGACCTGGGACGTCACCTCCGTGCGCGCGTACGAACGGGTCACGATCGACCGGTCCGGGCTCGCCGTGAAGCCGCTGCGCCCCTCGGTGTACGTCGCCGTCGGAGAGTGGGAGCCGGACGGCCTCGGTATCGAGTTCCCCGAGCCCTTCACCCTGAGTGTCACCTGGGAGGACCTGGCGTTCTAG